From a region of the Seleniivibrio woodruffii genome:
- a CDS encoding ABC transporter ATP-binding protein, with protein sequence MLEVKSLSVSYGAVAALMNVSVHVAPGEFVSLIGSNGAGKTTLLNSIMNIIGRSKGTVKFDGKDVSKANTPKIVSRGMAIVPEGRRVFANMTVRENLEMGGFTRPAGEVKANLQKMFEMFPVLEERQTQTAGMLSGGEQQMLAIGRALMTSPKLLLMDEPSMGLAPLVIKEVYEKLKVLASGGLTILLVEQNATMALKYAQRGYVLENGRIILQGKASELLGDNEVKRAYLGKEYNEKWER encoded by the coding sequence ATGCTTGAGGTAAAATCCCTTTCGGTGTCATACGGAGCGGTTGCAGCTCTGATGAACGTATCGGTGCACGTTGCCCCGGGCGAGTTCGTTTCGCTTATCGGAAGCAACGGAGCGGGGAAAACCACGCTTTTAAACAGTATAATGAATATAATAGGCCGTTCCAAAGGGACGGTGAAATTTGACGGCAAAGACGTTTCCAAGGCGAATACGCCTAAGATAGTCAGCCGTGGAATGGCGATCGTTCCGGAAGGCAGACGTGTGTTTGCCAACATGACCGTGCGGGAGAATCTGGAGATGGGCGGTTTCACCCGTCCGGCGGGCGAGGTTAAGGCCAACCTGCAAAAGATGTTCGAGATGTTCCCCGTTCTTGAGGAGCGGCAGACACAGACGGCGGGGATGCTCTCCGGCGGCGAACAGCAGATGCTCGCCATCGGCCGTGCGCTCATGACATCGCCGAAACTGCTACTGATGGATGAACCTTCTATGGGGCTTGCTCCCCTTGTTATAAAAGAGGTCTATGAGAAACTGAAAGTTCTGGCATCCGGCGGGCTTACCATCCTGCTGGTGGAGCAGAACGCAACTATGGCTCTGAAATACGCCCAGCGGGGCTATGTTCTGGAGAACGGACGCATCATTCTTCAGGGCAAGGCATCCGAGCTGCTCGGAGACAATGAAGTGAAAAGAGCATATCTCGGAAAGGAGTACAATGAAAAATGGGAGAGATGA
- a CDS encoding phenylacetate--CoA ligase family protein, which translates to MKFWQKDEETMPVAEREVFQLERLQTTVNRAYRKVDFYRKKFDELNIKPDIIGDLSDISKLPFTTKQDLRDNYPYGMFAVPLRDIVRIHSSSGTTGKPTVVGYTASDLKQWNDLVARIMVAGGVSKEDIVHVSFTYGLFTGGFGLHYGAETIGASVIPVSSGNTARQLAIMEDYRSTVLVATPSYALHIAETMDKMGITKDKLNLKIALLGSEPWGDKVRDEIENRLGVQAFDNYGLSELMGPGISGECECKNGLHINEDFFYPEIIDPATLQPLPLGEKGELVLTTLKREGMPLIRYRTRDITRLYRDECACGRTLIKMEKAKGRTDDMLIVNGVNVFPSQVEEALSKVEGVSPHYMIFVRKRGALDEMEIKVEATEAIFFDEMKKQKKLLEDLTYQLAKILQFKPKVNLVMGQTLERFEGKAKRVVDERNI; encoded by the coding sequence ATGAAATTCTGGCAGAAAGACGAAGAGACCATGCCCGTTGCGGAGAGGGAGGTTTTTCAGCTGGAGAGACTCCAGACCACCGTCAACAGAGCATACCGCAAAGTGGACTTTTACCGTAAGAAATTTGACGAGCTTAACATAAAGCCCGATATAATCGGCGACCTGTCCGATATATCGAAACTGCCCTTCACCACAAAGCAGGATCTCAGGGACAACTATCCCTACGGCATGTTCGCCGTGCCTCTGCGTGACATAGTGCGCATCCACTCCTCAAGCGGCACAACGGGCAAACCCACGGTAGTGGGCTATACCGCAAGCGACCTGAAACAGTGGAACGACCTTGTGGCAAGGATAATGGTTGCGGGCGGTGTGTCCAAAGAGGATATCGTACACGTCTCCTTCACCTACGGCCTTTTCACAGGCGGATTCGGCCTTCACTACGGAGCGGAGACCATCGGAGCATCCGTTATCCCCGTTTCCAGCGGCAACACGGCCAGACAGCTTGCCATAATGGAGGACTACAGAAGCACCGTTCTGGTGGCTACGCCCTCCTATGCCCTGCACATTGCGGAGACAATGGACAAAATGGGCATCACAAAGGATAAACTGAACCTGAAAATAGCTCTTCTGGGCAGTGAGCCGTGGGGTGACAAGGTTCGTGACGAAATAGAGAACAGACTGGGCGTTCAGGCGTTCGACAACTACGGTCTCTCCGAGCTGATGGGGCCCGGAATCTCCGGCGAGTGCGAATGCAAGAACGGTCTGCACATCAACGAGGATTTCTTTTACCCTGAGATAATCGACCCCGCCACTCTTCAGCCTCTGCCTCTGGGCGAGAAAGGGGAACTGGTGCTGACAACGCTTAAACGTGAGGGAATGCCCCTCATAAGATACAGAACCCGTGACATAACAAGACTCTACAGAGACGAATGCGCCTGCGGCCGAACCCTCATAAAGATGGAAAAGGCGAAGGGCAGAACCGACGACATGCTCATTGTTAACGGCGTGAACGTGTTCCCGTCTCAGGTTGAGGAAGCGCTTTCGAAGGTTGAGGGCGTATCGCCCCATTACATGATCTTCGTTCGCAAGCGGGGCGCTCTGGACGAGATGGAGATCAAGGTTGAGGCCACCGAGGCCATCTTTTTCGACGAAATGAAGAAGCAGAAGAAACTTCTGGAAGACCTGACATATCAGCTCGCCAAGATTCTCCAGTTCAAGCCGAAGGTTAACCTTGTAATGGGACAGACCCTTGAAAGGTTCGAAGGCAAAGCCAAAAGAGTGGTTGATGAAAGAAACATCTGA
- a CDS encoding HD domain-containing protein, translated as MKETSDRAAGFFYELGILQTMKRSGQDYLGSGTQSIADHVFRTAMIGYTMAKMTGCDADKVLKMCMFHDLEESRTGDLNYLQQNYVTSDDEKALSHVVKGLAIEPEVNETIDEYAAQQSQEAILAKDADTLELIFFLKEQKDKGNQQADNWIRTASQRLKTEIGKELMQSALDSMYYEWWYNSGENWRRGNKNW; from the coding sequence ATGAAAGAAACATCTGACAGAGCTGCCGGCTTTTTTTACGAGCTGGGCATTTTGCAGACAATGAAGCGTTCCGGTCAGGACTATCTTGGTTCGGGCACACAGTCCATAGCCGACCATGTGTTCCGTACAGCCATGATAGGATATACAATGGCGAAGATGACCGGATGCGATGCGGACAAGGTGCTGAAAATGTGCATGTTTCACGACCTTGAGGAATCCCGCACGGGTGATTTGAATTATTTACAGCAGAACTATGTGACCTCGGACGATGAAAAGGCTCTCAGCCATGTGGTTAAGGGGCTTGCCATCGAGCCGGAGGTCAACGAAACAATAGACGAATACGCTGCCCAGCAGTCGCAGGAAGCCATTCTGGCGAAGGATGCGGACACTCTGGAGCTTATCTTCTTTCTGAAAGAACAGAAGGACAAGGGCAACCAGCAGGCGGACAACTGGATTCGAACCGCATCTCAGAGGCTTAAGACCGAAATAGGCAAAGAGCTTATGCAGTCGGCTCTGGACAGCATGTATTATGAATGGTGGTACAACAGTGGGGAAAACTGGCGCAGAGGCAACAAGAACTGGTAG
- a CDS encoding MATE family efflux transporter, giving the protein METSNDSIVHARSGGVREMISIALPMVISNGCETIMVFTDRVFLSRLGAEQMSASMGGGLFMFTAISFFFGLLGYSTAITAQYLGSGQKEKCPTVTFQALLTALCAYPVLLAVSLPLGHYIFGISGLSEGQLKYQYEYYDILMYGSVLMLVRSALAGFFIGVGSSRVVMFASFTAMILNVAFSYVLIFGKLGFEPMGVAGAAYGTLAGGFCALLVLIYSYIRYAKCHDMNLKVSFRYDGVILKKLLKFGFPAGVEFFMGLTAFTAMIFMFHARGAETAAAVTITFNWDHVAYVPLMGLEIGVTSIFGRYMGAGRPDIAHKSMISGLKTGTIYSVVITFFFVFFPLMLTDVFRPEHYDPAFENSRALAVFMLRTASIYVIVEALIVVLAGSLRGAGDTYMAMWITVGVTWVLAGILYVCLHVINTSLEVAWLALVLMFLSIPVLLLLRYRSGKWREIKVISGSH; this is encoded by the coding sequence TTGGAAACCAGTAATGATTCTATCGTACACGCCAGAAGCGGCGGTGTGCGTGAGATGATATCCATAGCTTTGCCTATGGTGATATCTAACGGGTGCGAGACCATAATGGTCTTTACCGACAGAGTGTTCCTGTCCCGTCTGGGTGCGGAGCAGATGAGTGCATCAATGGGCGGCGGCCTCTTTATGTTCACAGCCATATCCTTCTTTTTCGGACTTCTGGGATATTCAACTGCAATAACGGCGCAGTATCTTGGCTCGGGGCAGAAGGAGAAATGCCCTACGGTGACGTTTCAGGCACTTCTGACTGCGTTGTGTGCATATCCTGTGCTTTTGGCGGTGTCATTGCCGCTGGGGCATTATATATTCGGCATCTCAGGACTTTCGGAGGGGCAGCTTAAATATCAGTACGAGTATTACGACATTCTGATGTACGGCTCGGTGCTGATGCTTGTGCGCTCGGCTCTTGCGGGATTTTTCATCGGTGTGGGCAGCTCACGTGTGGTGATGTTCGCCTCTTTCACAGCCATGATACTGAACGTTGCGTTCAGCTATGTGCTTATATTCGGCAAACTGGGCTTTGAGCCTATGGGGGTTGCCGGTGCGGCATACGGAACACTGGCGGGGGGCTTCTGCGCACTTCTGGTGCTGATATATTCATACATCAGATATGCGAAATGCCACGACATGAATCTTAAGGTTTCGTTCCGCTACGACGGAGTGATACTTAAGAAACTGCTGAAATTCGGATTTCCGGCGGGAGTGGAGTTCTTCATGGGGCTGACGGCGTTCACCGCCATGATATTCATGTTCCACGCCAGAGGTGCGGAAACTGCGGCGGCGGTCACAATAACTTTCAACTGGGATCACGTCGCATACGTTCCCCTGATGGGGCTTGAGATAGGGGTCACCAGTATATTCGGACGCTACATGGGAGCGGGCAGACCGGACATAGCCCACAAATCGATGATCTCGGGGCTTAAGACCGGAACCATATATTCGGTGGTCATCACCTTCTTTTTCGTGTTCTTCCCGCTGATGCTGACGGACGTTTTCCGTCCCGAACATTACGATCCGGCATTTGAGAACTCAAGGGCACTGGCTGTGTTCATGCTTCGCACGGCATCGATATATGTTATTGTTGAAGCTCTGATAGTTGTTCTGGCAGGCTCTCTGCGGGGGGCTGGGGACACCTACATGGCAATGTGGATAACTGTAGGGGTAACCTGGGTGCTTGCGGGTATCCTTTATGTCTGCCTGCACGTTATAAACACGTCGCTTGAGGTTGCATGGCTGGCTCTGGTGCTTATGTTCCTTTCGATTCCTGTGCTTCTTCTTCTGCGCTACCGCAGCGGGAAGTGGCGTGAGATAAAGGTTATCAGCGGTTCACATTGA
- a CDS encoding putative bifunctional diguanylate cyclase/phosphodiesterase, producing MTLFEDAQHPVLLLDDDSFICLNEAAKTRFGRGGMNGHLTQEIADFRMSENTKSSFSKNWLLPEGEISFEVRLKAVTEDKRKIILEFADTNDAEELKNSLFFMQSMLDSMPNPVFYKSPDGKYMGCNKMFERYIGLSKEELTGKTVKEITPHDWKYQCARTDMQILGTGQLKPYESVMTMPDGTVRNVIFSKSLLKNEDGATDAIIGTIQDITERKKAEEKIERLAYYDTLTGLPNRQLLLDRIKIMVEHSRRNEENFAVLFLDVDRFKNINDTLGHSTGDQLLINIANILKTNVRSCDTVARLGGDEFVIVLTNVDEATVSHIAGKLMNMLGRPQFVSSHEIFSSLSIGISMFPADGADGETLLKNADMAMYQAKEQGRNNFQFFSGEMNSRMVNRLTMENDLRHAMDRDEFFLEYQPQFSMETGRMFGVEALLRWLQPEKGLMPPSSFISLAEDTGLILQIGEWVLLRACFQNKEWETMSGEKIITSVNISAVQFKQKNFLSSVRNILKVTGCDPASIELELTESVLMTDVERTTETLKGLKEMGLKLSIDDFGTGYSSLNYLRHFPIDRLKIDRSFITNIMNDQDNAAITRAIIAMAESLRLKVTAEGVELEDELETLRSFNCHDIQGFLLARPSSPETIKQLINVNR from the coding sequence ATGACTCTTTTCGAGGATGCTCAGCACCCCGTTCTTCTGCTGGATGACGACAGCTTCATCTGTCTTAACGAAGCCGCAAAGACCCGCTTCGGCAGAGGCGGAATGAACGGACACCTCACTCAGGAGATAGCTGACTTCCGGATGTCTGAAAACACAAAATCATCATTCAGCAAGAACTGGCTTTTACCCGAAGGCGAAATTTCATTTGAAGTGAGGCTTAAAGCGGTGACAGAGGACAAGCGGAAAATAATTCTGGAATTTGCCGATACCAACGATGCGGAAGAGCTAAAAAACTCGCTCTTTTTCATGCAGTCGATGCTCGACTCCATGCCGAACCCCGTATTTTATAAGTCTCCCGACGGCAAATATATGGGTTGCAACAAGATGTTCGAAAGATACATCGGGCTGTCAAAAGAAGAACTCACCGGAAAGACCGTTAAAGAGATAACCCCGCACGACTGGAAATATCAGTGCGCCAGAACCGACATGCAGATTCTGGGCACAGGACAGCTGAAACCCTATGAAAGCGTCATGACGATGCCCGACGGCACTGTCAGAAACGTTATCTTCTCAAAATCCCTTCTGAAAAATGAGGACGGGGCAACCGACGCCATAATCGGAACCATTCAGGACATAACCGAGAGGAAAAAGGCCGAAGAGAAGATAGAACGCCTCGCATATTACGACACCCTTACCGGACTTCCCAACCGCCAGCTGCTCCTTGACCGCATAAAGATAATGGTGGAACACTCCAGACGGAACGAAGAGAACTTCGCCGTGCTCTTTCTGGACGTTGACCGCTTCAAAAACATAAACGACACGCTGGGACACTCCACAGGCGACCAGCTGCTGATAAACATCGCAAACATCCTTAAAACCAACGTCCGCTCCTGCGACACTGTCGCAAGGCTCGGCGGAGACGAGTTCGTCATAGTCCTTACGAACGTTGACGAAGCAACGGTAAGCCACATTGCAGGCAAGCTGATGAACATGCTGGGAAGACCCCAGTTCGTCAGCAGCCATGAAATATTCTCCAGCCTCAGCATCGGCATCAGCATGTTCCCCGCAGACGGTGCGGACGGCGAAACCCTGCTGAAAAACGCAGACATGGCTATGTATCAGGCTAAGGAACAGGGACGCAACAACTTCCAGTTCTTCTCAGGCGAGATGAACAGCAGAATGGTGAACAGACTCACAATGGAGAACGACCTGCGCCACGCAATGGACAGGGACGAGTTCTTCCTTGAATATCAGCCCCAGTTCAGCATGGAGACGGGCAGAATGTTCGGCGTTGAGGCGCTTCTGCGCTGGTTGCAGCCGGAAAAAGGTCTCATGCCCCCCTCATCCTTCATATCCCTTGCCGAAGACACAGGACTTATTCTTCAGATAGGCGAATGGGTGCTTCTGCGTGCATGCTTCCAGAACAAAGAATGGGAGACAATGAGCGGAGAGAAGATAATCACCTCGGTGAACATTTCCGCCGTTCAGTTTAAACAGAAAAACTTCCTGAGCAGTGTGCGCAACATACTGAAAGTAACGGGATGCGACCCCGCATCCATTGAGCTGGAACTGACCGAAAGCGTTCTGATGACAGACGTTGAAAGAACCACTGAAACCCTGAAAGGACTGAAAGAGATGGGGCTTAAGCTCTCCATTGATGATTTCGGTACAGGCTATTCGTCGCTGAACTATCTGCGACATTTCCCCATAGACAGGCTGAAAATAGACAGATCATTCATAACCAACATAATGAACGATCAGGACAACGCCGCCATCACCCGTGCCATAATCGCAATGGCAGAGAGCCTGCGCCTTAAGGTCACGGCGGAAGGAGTGGAGCTTGAGGACGAGCTGGAAACCCTTCGCAGCTTCAATTGCCACGATATACAGGGCTTCCTGCTCGCAAGACCCTCATCTCCTGAAACCATCAAACAGCTGATCAATGTGAACCGCTGA